The Clostridium beijerinckii genomic sequence CTAATGATATTTATTGTAGTAATGTTATCTATGCCTTTTACTGTAATAATAAGTGAAGGCTACGGACCGCTTCATGCTATGAGACAGGAAGGAATATTATTATCAATAATATTGTCAATTGGGGAGAGTGTTTCTTTCATCTTTGGAATGTATACAATAATAAATATCTTATACTTTTCAAATGATATTGAAGTTATATTACCACTTCCTTTTAAAAGTAGTGAAATAGTATTTGGAAAGTTTATGGCAGTGTTAATTAATATGTATGTGTATACATCAATGTTAATTTTGCCACTTATAGTCTATGGATTTGTGTCAAAGGCAAGCTTCTTGTATTATTTATATGGAATTATAGTGTTATTAATAACTCCTATTATACCGATGGTATTGGCATCGTTAATATGCATGATTCTTATGAGGTTCACTAGCTTATCTAAGCATAAAGATGCATTTAGAGTATTTACAGGGTGTGCATCACTAATATTGATAGTAGGATTCAATTTTTTTACATCAAGTTCTGGAAGAAGTACAAATTCACAGCAAATGATTCAAAGATTTTCAGATGGAAATAACAGCGCGATGAGTACGCTAAATGATATTTTCATAACAAGTAGATTTTCTTCAAATGGGCTATTATATAATAATGACATTAGAGGCTTACTTAATATACTTATGTCTTTATGCCTAAGTTTAATTATTTTCATAATATATTATTATATAGGAGGAAAGTTATATTTAAAGGGAGTAATAGGTATTTCTGAAACTTATAGCAAGAGGGAAAATATTTTAGAAAACGGTAAGGCAGATAAAATAATAAAAGAAAATTCAAAGTTAAAAGCATTAATTATAAAAGATATTAAAATCTTATTCAGAACTCCTCAATTCTTTATTAATTGCATAGCGATGATGTTTTACATGCCGGCAGTAATGGGTGTTGCATTTTTTTCCGGTGGTAAACTATCAGAGTATAGGTATTTATTAAATAGTAGTCCCAAATGGAATGCGATTACCATAGCAATTGCATTTGTAGGTGGAACGGTATGTATAATGTCAGGTGGAGCAGGTGCAAGTGCACTTTCAAGAGAGGGGAAAGATTTTATTGTATCGAAGTATATTCCTGTGGAATATAAAACTCAGCTATACTCTAAGATTCTTTCATCATTATTTATAAATGAATTTGGGATGGTTATAGTTGTCTTAGGACTCTTATTAGTAAACGTAAGTCCTATCATAATATTGCTCGGGACGATATCTTCATTTGGATCAATACTTATGGTAACTTTATTGGGATTATATATAGACTTTAAATCACCAAAATTGGAATGGGAAAATGAAAAAGCTATGTTTAAAAATAATTATATACCTCTATTAATTATGCTTATTATATTTATATTAGGAGCTGGTTTAGTAGTAGCTGCCATAATATTGAGGAATTATGTAATTATATTTGGAATTTGCATTATTATTTCACTTGTTGGAAGTAGTCTTTTATATAAAGGCTTATTAAAGAATGCTTATAAAATATATAATGAAAAATAGTCAGAATAAGATAAAAATGCATTACAAAAATTTGTTTTTTGATTTTGTAATGCATTTTGAATTAAAGTTAATTTGACACCAACTTAGTGTAATGATATAATCATTTACAGAGTGTGAAGGTCACACGAAGGGGTACACCACCTTGGGTGTATTTTTTCGTGTGGCCTTTTTTAGTCATATTAAATATTTAAGAGGTGATTAAATGGTAAAAGTGAATGGAAAAGAGGCAGATAATGCAACTGGATTATCGTTAGAGGACTTTCTTATCAGTGAAGGATATTTAATAGATAAGATTGTAGTTGAGCTAAATGGTGAAATAATGCCAAAACCCCAATATAAGCAGACAAATATTAAAGATGGTGATTCTTTAGAAGTAATTAGCTTTGTTGGAGGCGGCTGATGCATTAATAAATTCAGAAATATCACTAATGTATATTATCAACAATAAAAACAATAATTTTACTGCAAGATCTAGATTAGAAAAGGACAAGCTTTTAAATTAAGTTATTTATTTAATAATTTGGTTATAAATATTAATTTATTTTAATAATCGAATTTTATATACTGCTAGTTCTTGCTGAAAAATGCTAAAGGAGAGTATTGGAATGAAAAAAGATGTATTAACACTTGGAGGACATGAATTCTCATCAAGATTCATACTAGGGTCTGGAAAATATAATTTGAATTTAATTAAGGCTGCAGTTGAGAATGCAGGCGCACAGATGATTACTTTGGCATTAAGACGCGCTAATACAAGCGGAGGTGAAAATATTTTGGATTTTATTCCAGAGGGTGTTACATTGCTTCCAAATACATCTGGGGCAAGAAATGCGGAAGAAGCAGTTAGAATTGCAAGACTTGCAAGAGCAATGAATTGTGGTGATTTTGTAAAAGTTGAAATAATTCATGACTCAAAATATTTGCTTCCAGATAATTATGAGACTATTAAAGCAACTGAGATTCTTGCTAAAGAAGGTTTTATAGTAATGCCATATATGCATGCAGATTTAAATGTGGCTCGTGATTTAGTTAATGCTGGAGCAGCGTGTATTATGCCTCTTGCATCACCGATTGGATCTAATAAAGGTTTAGCTACAAAAGAATTCATAAAAATATTAGTAGATGAAATAGATCTTCCAATTATTGTGGATGCAGGGATTGGAAGACCATCTCAAGCCTGTGAAGCTATGGAAATGGGAGTGGCAGCTGTTATGGCTAATACTGCAATTGCGACAGCTGGTGATATTCCAGCTATGGCAGGAGCATTTAAACAAGCAATTGAGGCAGGACGTGCAGCATATCTTTCAGGACTAGGTAGAGTTCTAGATAAAGGTGCTTCTGCGTCATCACCATTAACTGGGTTTTTAGAAGATTAGGAGGCAGACTATGAGCGAAGAACGTATAAATCACATGGAATATATGGCTGGGATGGAAGTATTAGAATCAGATGTAATGGATAAAGTAATTAATCACATGGAAGCTTATGATTATAATAAGTATACAGAAACAGATGTTAGAGTGGCTTTGGATAATGATTATCGTACCATAGAAGATTTTGCAGCATTATTATCACCAGCAGCTATGCCGTTTTTAGAGGAGATGGCTCAATTAGCTAAAGAGGAAACAAGAAAGCATTTTGGTAACTCAGTTTACATGTTCACACCACTATATCTAGCAAATTATTGTGAGAACTATTGTATTTATTGTGGATTTAACTGTCATAATAAAATACGCAGAGCGAAGTTAAATTTCGATGAAATAGAGAAAGAAATGCAGGCAATAGCTAAAACAGGTTTGGAGGAAGTGCTTCTGCTTACTGGTGAAAGCAGAAAAATGTCAGATGTAAAATATATTGGAGAAGCTTGTAAGATAGCACGTAAGTATTTTAAGATGGTAGGATTAGAAGTATATCCTATGAATTCTGATGAATATGAATATCTTCAAGAATGCGGTGCAGATTTTGTAACTGTATTCCAGGAAACTTATAATTCAGATAAATATGAAACACTTCATCTTGAAGGGCATAAGCGCATATTTCCATATAGACTTAATGCGCAAGAAAGAGCTCTAAAAGGTGGGATGCGTGGTGTTGGATTTGCAGCATTACTTGGCCTAGATGACTTTAGAAAAGATGCTTTTGCGACAGGGGTACATGCATACCTTCTTCAAAGAAAGTATCCGCATGCAGAGATAGCATTTTCATGTCCAAGGTTA encodes the following:
- a CDS encoding putative ABC transporter permease subunit yields the protein MNRLKIITKYFIRNAFEEMFASSKKMKPVFAVMLMIFIVVMLSMPFTVIISEGYGPLHAMRQEGILLSIILSIGESVSFIFGMYTIINILYFSNDIEVILPLPFKSSEIVFGKFMAVLINMYVYTSMLILPLIVYGFVSKASFLYYLYGIIVLLITPIIPMVLASLICMILMRFTSLSKHKDAFRVFTGCASLILIVGFNFFTSSSGRSTNSQQMIQRFSDGNNSAMSTLNDIFITSRFSSNGLLYNNDIRGLLNILMSLCLSLIIFIIYYYIGGKLYLKGVIGISETYSKRENILENGKADKIIKENSKLKALIIKDIKILFRTPQFFINCIAMMFYMPAVMGVAFFSGGKLSEYRYLLNSSPKWNAITIAIAFVGGTVCIMSGGAGASALSREGKDFIVSKYIPVEYKTQLYSKILSSLFINEFGMVIVVLGLLLVNVSPIIILLGTISSFGSILMVTLLGLYIDFKSPKLEWENEKAMFKNNYIPLLIMLIIFILGAGLVVAAIILRNYVIIFGICIIISLVGSSLLYKGLLKNAYKIYNEK
- the thiS gene encoding sulfur carrier protein ThiS, encoding MVKVNGKEADNATGLSLEDFLISEGYLIDKIVVELNGEIMPKPQYKQTNIKDGDSLEVISFVGGG
- a CDS encoding thiazole synthase; protein product: MKKDVLTLGGHEFSSRFILGSGKYNLNLIKAAVENAGAQMITLALRRANTSGGENILDFIPEGVTLLPNTSGARNAEEAVRIARLARAMNCGDFVKVEIIHDSKYLLPDNYETIKATEILAKEGFIVMPYMHADLNVARDLVNAGAACIMPLASPIGSNKGLATKEFIKILVDEIDLPIIVDAGIGRPSQACEAMEMGVAAVMANTAIATAGDIPAMAGAFKQAIEAGRAAYLSGLGRVLDKGASASSPLTGFLED
- the thiH gene encoding 2-iminoacetate synthase ThiH, giving the protein MSEERINHMEYMAGMEVLESDVMDKVINHMEAYDYNKYTETDVRVALDNDYRTIEDFAALLSPAAMPFLEEMAQLAKEETRKHFGNSVYMFTPLYLANYCENYCIYCGFNCHNKIRRAKLNFDEIEKEMQAIAKTGLEEVLLLTGESRKMSDVKYIGEACKIARKYFKMVGLEVYPMNSDEYEYLQECGADFVTVFQETYNSDKYETLHLEGHKRIFPYRLNAQERALKGGMRGVGFAALLGLDDFRKDAFATGVHAYLLQRKYPHAEIAFSCPRLRPIINNDKINPKDVHEKQLLQVITAYRLFMPFANITISTRECERFRNNVIGLAATKISAGVSTGIGSHAEDAEDRGDNQFEIADNRSVDEVYEAIKSKGLQPVMNDYVYL